In Cupriavidus basilensis, one genomic interval encodes:
- the miaA gene encoding tRNA (adenosine(37)-N6)-dimethylallyltransferase MiaA, whose translation MTTASPSGTAAPASGHAPVVCLLGPTASGKTAAALALAAQTPIEIISLDSALVYREMDIGTAKPSPAELATVPHHLIDIIDPADSYSAAQFVSDAERLIVEIRARGREPLIVGGTMLYYKALTQGLNDLPQADPALRAELDALAAERGWPALHAMLGEVDPVTAARLAPNDAQRIQRALEIHRLSGQPMSALLARQADERTFAGAADRRYRVIALEPSDRAVLHTRIATRYDAMLAGGFIEEVQRLRARGDLQPTLPSIRCVGYRQVWEYLDGETDFDTMRERGLAATRQLCKRQLTWLRSTPEREVVDCLAPDYVAQVARLARIGQA comes from the coding sequence ATGACAACAGCCTCGCCCAGCGGCACCGCCGCGCCCGCATCAGGCCACGCGCCGGTGGTCTGCCTGCTCGGCCCCACCGCCTCCGGCAAGACCGCCGCGGCACTGGCGCTGGCCGCACAGACGCCGATCGAGATCATCAGCCTGGACTCGGCCCTGGTCTACCGCGAGATGGACATCGGCACCGCCAAGCCCTCGCCCGCCGAACTGGCCACGGTGCCGCACCACCTGATCGACATCATCGATCCGGCCGATAGCTACTCGGCCGCCCAGTTCGTCAGCGACGCCGAGCGGCTGATCGTGGAGATCCGCGCGCGCGGCCGCGAGCCGCTGATCGTCGGCGGCACCATGCTGTACTACAAGGCGCTGACACAGGGCCTGAACGACCTCCCGCAAGCCGATCCCGCCCTGCGTGCCGAGCTGGACGCGCTGGCCGCCGAACGCGGCTGGCCGGCGCTGCATGCCATGCTGGGCGAGGTCGACCCGGTCACCGCGGCCCGCCTCGCGCCCAACGATGCCCAGCGCATCCAGCGCGCACTGGAGATCCACCGCCTGTCCGGCCAGCCCATGTCGGCGCTGCTGGCGCGGCAGGCCGACGAGCGCACCTTTGCCGGCGCAGCCGACCGGCGCTACCGCGTGATCGCGCTGGAGCCGTCGGACCGCGCCGTACTGCACACGCGTATCGCCACCCGCTACGACGCCATGCTGGCGGGCGGCTTTATCGAGGAAGTGCAACGGCTGCGTGCGCGCGGCGACCTGCAGCCCACGCTACCCTCGATCCGCTGCGTCGGCTACCGGCAGGTGTGGGAATACCTCGATGGCGAGACCGATTTCGACACCATGCGCGAGCGCGGCCTGGCCGCCACCCGCCAGCTCTGCAAGCGCCAGCTGACCTGGCTGCGCAGCACGCCCGAGCGGGAGGTTGTGGACTGCCTGGCGCCGGACTATGTCGCGCAGGTAGCGCGGCTGGCGCGGATCGGGCAAGCGTAG
- a CDS encoding GNAT family N-acetyltransferase: MSATDFVLRPATADDCETLLALITGLAEYEKLTHLVEATPEKLREALFGPRPHAEAVLVEVPGTEGPQAVGFALFFHNFSTFLAKPGLYLEDLYVDPAWRGHGLGKVLLKHLAALAVERGCGRFEWSVLDWNTPSIDFYRAMGADVMPDWRICRVTGDALAKLGATE, translated from the coding sequence ATGTCTGCCACCGATTTCGTACTGCGCCCCGCCACTGCCGACGATTGCGAAACCTTGCTCGCGCTGATCACGGGACTGGCCGAATACGAGAAACTCACCCACCTGGTCGAAGCCACGCCGGAAAAACTGCGCGAGGCGCTTTTTGGCCCGCGCCCGCATGCCGAGGCTGTGCTGGTGGAAGTCCCCGGCACTGAGGGTCCGCAGGCCGTCGGGTTCGCCTTGTTCTTCCACAATTTCTCGACCTTCCTGGCCAAGCCCGGGCTGTATCTGGAAGATCTCTATGTCGACCCCGCCTGGCGCGGCCATGGGCTGGGCAAGGTCCTGCTCAAGCATCTTGCGGCGCTGGCGGTGGAGCGCGGCTGCGGCCGCTTTGAATGGAGCGTGCTGGACTGGAACACGCCTTCCATTGATTTCTACCGGGCAATGGGTGCGGACGTGATGCCGGACTGGCGAATTTGCCGGGTGACTGGGGACGCGCTGGCGAAGCTGGGCGCGACGGAGTGA
- the purM gene encoding phosphoribosylformylglycinamidine cyclo-ligase yields the protein MSASPTSGQAGLSYRDAGVDIDAGDALVDRIKPFAKRTMREGVMAGIGGFGALFELSKKYKEPVLVSGTDGVGTKLKLAFQLNRHDTVGQDLVAMSVNDILVQGAEPLFFLDYFACGKLDVETAATVIKGIAHGCELSGCALIGGETAEMPSMYPDGEYDLAGFAVGAVEKSRIIDGTTIVPGDVVLGLASSGAHSNGYSLVRKIIEVAKPDLNADFHGQRLQDAIMAPTRIYVKPLLSLIETLPVKGMAHITGGGLTENVPRVLAQNVTAVLQRDAWTLPPLFQWLQAQGNVADDEMHRVFNCGIGMVVIVAKQDADRAIRHLQAAGEAVWQIGEIREREEGQAQTIVV from the coding sequence ATGAGCGCATCCCCCACTTCCGGCCAGGCAGGCCTCTCCTACCGCGATGCCGGCGTCGATATCGACGCGGGCGACGCGCTCGTCGACCGCATCAAGCCGTTCGCCAAGCGCACCATGCGCGAAGGCGTGATGGCCGGCATCGGGGGCTTCGGCGCACTGTTCGAACTGTCCAAGAAATACAAGGAGCCGGTGCTGGTCTCCGGCACGGACGGCGTGGGCACCAAGCTCAAGCTGGCCTTCCAGCTGAACCGCCACGACACGGTGGGCCAGGACCTGGTCGCCATGAGCGTCAACGACATCCTGGTGCAGGGCGCCGAGCCGCTGTTCTTCCTCGACTACTTCGCCTGCGGCAAGCTCGACGTGGAAACCGCGGCGACCGTGATCAAGGGCATCGCCCACGGCTGCGAGCTGTCCGGCTGCGCGCTGATCGGTGGCGAAACCGCCGAAATGCCCAGCATGTACCCCGATGGCGAGTACGACCTGGCCGGCTTCGCGGTCGGCGCCGTGGAGAAGAGCCGCATCATCGACGGTACCACCATCGTGCCGGGCGACGTGGTGCTGGGCCTGGCTTCGTCGGGCGCGCACTCCAACGGCTACTCGCTGGTGCGCAAGATCATCGAAGTGGCCAAGCCTGACCTGAACGCAGACTTCCACGGCCAGCGCCTGCAGGACGCCATCATGGCGCCCACCCGCATCTACGTGAAGCCGCTGCTGTCGCTGATCGAGACCCTGCCGGTCAAGGGCATGGCCCACATCACCGGCGGCGGCCTGACCGAGAACGTGCCGCGCGTACTGGCGCAGAACGTGACCGCCGTGCTGCAGCGCGACGCCTGGACCCTGCCGCCGCTGTTCCAGTGGCTGCAAGCCCAGGGCAACGTCGCCGATGACGAAATGCACCGCGTGTTCAACTGCGGCATCGGCATGGTGGTGATCGTCGCCAAGCAAGACGCTGACCGCGCCATTCGTCACCTGCAAGCCGCTGGCGAAGCCGTGTGGCAGATCGGCGAGATCCGCGAGCGTGAAGAAGGCCAGGCGCAGACCATCGTGGTCTGA
- the hda gene encoding DnaA regulatory inactivator Hda — protein MFQRPKQLSLELGSPPPSTFENFFVAVNREPVQRLRDLATAVAQERAADRLIYLWGEVGSGRTHLLHAVCDSGYQAGIRCRYLSPHHALSDFIFDPSCQLYTVDDVELLDEARQIAVFSLYNEVRAHVRTAIVVAGSQAPLAMPVREDLRTRLGWGLVYQLAPLSDEDKMAALVQAARERGLQLSPEIPHWLVTRKYRDMPSLMALLDALDTYSLERKRAVTLPLLREMFAELRE, from the coding sequence ATGTTTCAGCGTCCCAAGCAGCTATCGCTTGAACTTGGCAGTCCGCCGCCCTCGACCTTCGAAAATTTTTTCGTTGCGGTCAACCGCGAGCCGGTGCAGCGCCTGCGCGACCTGGCCACGGCGGTGGCGCAGGAGCGGGCCGCCGACCGCCTGATCTACCTGTGGGGCGAAGTGGGCTCGGGCCGCACCCATCTGCTGCATGCGGTCTGCGACAGCGGCTACCAGGCCGGCATCCGTTGCCGCTACCTGAGCCCGCATCACGCCCTGTCGGACTTCATCTTCGACCCGAGCTGCCAGCTCTACACCGTGGACGATGTGGAACTGCTCGACGAAGCGCGCCAGATCGCCGTGTTCTCGCTGTATAACGAGGTCCGGGCTCACGTGCGCACCGCCATCGTGGTGGCCGGCAGCCAGGCGCCGCTGGCCATGCCGGTGCGCGAGGACCTGCGCACGCGGCTGGGCTGGGGCCTGGTCTATCAGTTGGCACCGCTGTCGGACGAGGACAAGATGGCGGCGCTGGTGCAGGCTGCGCGCGAGCGCGGGCTGCAGCTTTCGCCGGAAATCCCGCACTGGCTGGTCACGCGCAAATACCGCGACATGCCCAGCCTGATGGCACTGCTGGACGCGCTGGACACCTATTCGCTGGAGCGCAAGCGCGCTGTCACGCTGCCCCTGCTGCGGGAAATGTTTGCCGAGTTGCGCGAGTGA
- a CDS encoding HAD family hydrolase → MNLALFDLDHTLLPTDSDHEWGRFLVRLGVVDEEFYRRRNDEFFGHYKAGTLDIHAFLRFALAPLAANPRDRLEALRSQFMREVIDPVITPQARALVYKHLDAGDLCAVVTATNSFVTAPITAAFGIKHLIATEPATANGKPDGAFTGEVDGIPSFREGKITRVEAWLKSMGTQWDAFENTTFYSDSANDLPLLEKVSEPIAANPDDRLRHHAAASGWRIMDLF, encoded by the coding sequence ATGAATCTGGCATTGTTCGACCTCGACCACACCTTGCTCCCGACCGACAGCGACCACGAATGGGGCCGCTTCCTGGTACGCCTGGGCGTTGTCGACGAGGAATTCTACCGCCGCAGGAACGACGAGTTCTTCGGCCATTACAAGGCTGGCACCCTGGATATCCATGCCTTCCTGCGTTTCGCGCTGGCGCCGCTGGCAGCCAATCCGCGCGACCGCCTGGAAGCGTTGCGCAGCCAGTTCATGCGTGAAGTGATCGATCCGGTCATCACGCCGCAGGCACGCGCACTGGTCTACAAGCACCTCGACGCCGGCGACCTGTGCGCCGTGGTCACCGCTACCAATAGTTTCGTCACCGCCCCGATCACGGCGGCCTTCGGCATCAAGCACCTGATCGCCACCGAGCCGGCCACCGCCAACGGCAAGCCCGACGGCGCCTTCACCGGCGAAGTGGATGGCATTCCCAGCTTCCGCGAGGGCAAGATAACCCGGGTGGAAGCCTGGCTAAAAAGCATGGGCACCCAATGGGATGCCTTCGAAAACACCACCTTCTACAGCGATTCGGCCAACGACCTGCCGCTGCTGGAGAAGGTCAGCGAGCCGATCGCCGCCAACCCGGACGATCGCCTGCGTCACCACGCCGCCGCGTCAGGCTGGCGCATCATGGACCTGTTCTGA
- the pcnB gene encoding polynucleotide adenylyltransferase PcnB — MIKKLINRLLGKPGTQQRPVKRRGQRAHTPNIVTHAEHQIDQSLISRNAIKVTSTLQQAGYDAFIVGGAVRDLLLGIKPKDFDVATNATPDQVQALFRRSRIIGRRFQIVHVTFYGGREQEIIEVSTFRALVDAVASETLPEGRRLKRSELDSKTHAIDASGRVLRDNVWGSQAEDAERRDFTINAMYYDPAQQLVYDYHQGMEDIRARTLRMIGDPVTRYREDPIRMLRVVRFAAKTGFTIDEDTRQPIADLASLIHNVPSARLFDEMLKLLMSGHAWASLQELRKAGLHRGLLPLLDVALEQPMGQRFVQLALDNTDQRVQVGKPVSPGFLFAALLWHHVLQRWTTLREEGEHAIAALNIAMDDVLERQTGQLAIQRRFVTDMRDIWGMQPRFEKRVGRMPFRLIESPRFRAGFDFLYLRCESGEQPAELAKWWQDFQDADSHGREDLIEAVRPVRGAGKQGGGGSGGAGDADGFEPAGDGDSGDSGGPARKKRRRRSPRKSDKVSPRSDMDASQESGSTADRKTGKVRVQPEES; from the coding sequence GTGATCAAAAAGCTAATCAACCGGCTGCTAGGCAAGCCGGGCACCCAGCAGCGCCCCGTCAAACGCCGCGGCCAGCGCGCCCATACGCCGAATATCGTTACGCATGCCGAGCACCAGATCGACCAGTCGCTGATCTCGCGCAATGCCATCAAGGTCACCTCCACGCTGCAGCAGGCAGGTTACGACGCGTTTATCGTCGGCGGCGCGGTGCGCGACCTGTTGCTAGGCATCAAGCCCAAGGACTTCGACGTCGCCACCAACGCCACGCCTGACCAGGTGCAGGCGCTGTTCCGCCGCTCGCGCATCATCGGCCGGCGCTTCCAGATCGTGCACGTGACGTTCTATGGCGGGCGCGAGCAGGAAATCATTGAAGTCTCGACCTTCCGCGCGCTGGTCGACGCGGTCGCCAGCGAGACCTTGCCCGAAGGGCGCCGCCTCAAGCGCTCCGAGCTTGACAGCAAGACCCACGCGATCGATGCCTCGGGCCGCGTGCTGCGCGACAACGTGTGGGGCTCGCAGGCCGAAGACGCGGAACGCCGCGACTTCACCATCAACGCGATGTACTACGACCCCGCCCAGCAACTGGTGTACGACTACCACCAGGGCATGGAGGACATCCGCGCGCGCACGCTGCGCATGATCGGCGATCCGGTCACGCGCTACCGCGAGGACCCCATCCGCATGCTGCGCGTGGTGCGCTTCGCCGCCAAGACCGGGTTCACGATCGACGAAGACACCCGCCAACCGATCGCCGACCTGGCCTCGCTGATCCACAATGTGCCCAGCGCGCGCCTGTTCGACGAGATGCTCAAGCTGCTGATGTCAGGCCATGCCTGGGCATCGCTGCAGGAGCTGCGCAAAGCCGGCCTGCACCGCGGCCTGCTGCCGCTGCTGGATGTCGCGCTGGAGCAGCCGATGGGCCAGCGCTTCGTGCAGCTGGCGCTGGACAACACGGACCAGCGCGTGCAGGTCGGCAAGCCGGTCTCGCCGGGCTTCCTGTTTGCCGCGCTGCTATGGCACCACGTGCTGCAGCGTTGGACCACGCTGCGCGAGGAAGGCGAACACGCCATCGCCGCGCTCAATATCGCCATGGACGACGTGCTGGAGCGCCAGACCGGCCAGCTCGCCATCCAGCGCCGCTTTGTCACCGACATGCGGGACATCTGGGGCATGCAGCCGCGCTTCGAGAAGCGCGTGGGCCGCATGCCGTTCCGCCTGATCGAATCGCCGCGCTTCCGTGCCGGCTTCGATTTCCTCTACCTGCGCTGCGAATCCGGCGAGCAGCCGGCCGAACTGGCGAAATGGTGGCAGGACTTCCAGGATGCCGATAGCCACGGCCGCGAGGACCTGATCGAAGCAGTGCGCCCGGTGCGCGGCGCCGGCAAGCAAGGCGGCGGCGGCAGCGGCGGCGCGGGCGATGCCGATGGCTTTGAGCCCGCCGGAGATGGCGATAGCGGCGACAGCGGCGGCCCGGCACGCAAGAAGCGCCGTCGGCGCAGTCCGCGGAAATCGGATAAAGTTTCTCCGCGGAGTGATATGGACGCGAGCCAGGAATCCGGCTCCACTGCAGACCGGAAAACCGGCAAGGTACGCGTCCAGCCGGAGGAATCGTAA
- the folK gene encoding 2-amino-4-hydroxy-6-hydroxymethyldihydropteridine diphosphokinase, translating into MTLAFIGIGANLGDARQALKDAIVCLAQQVGITVLARSSLYRTAPVDATGNDYYNAVVKVETSFTAAQLLRICHHIEDQFGRERPFRNAPRTLDLDLLVFGDEIHQDEKLVVPHPRLAERAFTLVPLLELDAELVIPGLGPAADYLAAVSAQRVEKVSFCKCTRQLDARSDS; encoded by the coding sequence ATGACACTTGCCTTTATCGGCATCGGAGCCAACCTGGGTGACGCCCGGCAGGCTCTGAAAGATGCCATCGTGTGCCTGGCCCAGCAGGTCGGCATCACGGTGCTGGCGAGATCGTCGCTCTATCGCACGGCCCCGGTCGATGCGACGGGCAACGACTACTACAACGCGGTGGTCAAGGTAGAGACCTCGTTCACCGCCGCCCAGCTATTGCGCATCTGTCACCACATCGAGGATCAGTTCGGCCGCGAGCGGCCTTTCCGCAACGCACCACGCACCCTCGACCTGGACCTGCTGGTCTTTGGCGACGAAATCCACCAGGACGAAAAGCTGGTGGTGCCGCATCCACGCCTGGCCGAACGCGCCTTCACGCTGGTGCCGCTGCTTGAGCTGGATGCCGAACTGGTTATCCCCGGCCTTGGCCCTGCAGCGGATTACCTGGCCGCGGTCAGCGCGCAGCGCGTCGAGAAGGTCTCCTTTTGCAAGTGCACGCGGCAACTGGACGCGCGCAGCGATTCCTGA
- a CDS encoding deoxynucleoside kinase → MLEHLRRIVVEGPIGAGKTALAQRLAQTLRTGELLDAARENPFLERYYREPARYALPLQLSLLNQRAQQLKAWQAALLAGQRMVGDFLHTRDRLYAGLTLPEDELALYDALAARLPAQGQRVDLVIVLQASPALLRERIARRNAPGESSIDDAYLERLSDAYGELFHRYDEAPVMIVDTAHFSPVDNDADFRTLLSRIENMRGRKAFLNLAAP, encoded by the coding sequence ATGCTCGAACACTTGCGCCGCATTGTGGTGGAAGGCCCCATCGGAGCCGGCAAGACCGCGCTCGCGCAACGCCTGGCGCAAACCCTGCGCACCGGCGAATTGCTTGATGCGGCGCGTGAAAACCCCTTCCTGGAGCGCTACTACCGCGAGCCCGCGCGATACGCGCTACCCCTGCAGCTGTCGCTGCTGAACCAGCGCGCGCAGCAGCTCAAGGCCTGGCAGGCGGCACTGCTGGCGGGCCAGCGCATGGTGGGCGATTTCCTGCACACCAGGGACCGCCTCTACGCCGGGCTGACACTGCCCGAGGACGAACTGGCGCTGTACGACGCCCTCGCCGCGCGCCTGCCGGCCCAAGGCCAGCGCGTAGACCTCGTCATCGTGCTGCAGGCCTCACCCGCCCTGCTGCGCGAGCGCATCGCCCGGCGCAATGCACCTGGCGAGTCCAGCATCGACGATGCCTATCTGGAGCGGTTGTCGGATGCCTACGGCGAGCTGTTCCATCGCTACGACGAGGCACCGGTCATGATCGTCGACACCGCCCACTTTAGCCCGGTAGACAACGACGCCGATTTCCGTACACTACTGTCGCGCATCGAAAACATGCGTGGCCGCAAGGCCTTTCTCAATCTCGCTGCGCCCTGA
- the panB gene encoding 3-methyl-2-oxobutanoate hydroxymethyltransferase: MSYLLDPSRKTVTIPKLQAMRAAGEKIAMLTAYDSSFAALLDYCGVEVLLVGDSLGNVMQGQQTTLPVTLEQVVYHTECVARGNQSALLVADLPFGTYPTPEATFTSAVALMRAGAQMVKLEGGDWLAPTVKFLVERSIPVCGHIGLTPQSVHALGGFKVQGKTDESAAQLKRDALALQAAGAQLIVMEAVPAAVAGVVTGLLNIPTIGIGAGADCSGQVLVLQDMINVYPGRKAKFVRNFMEGAGSIEAAVRAYVAAVKDGSFPAVEHTFSA, from the coding sequence ATGAGTTACCTCCTCGACCCCTCCCGCAAGACCGTCACCATCCCCAAGCTGCAAGCGATGCGCGCCGCCGGCGAGAAAATCGCCATGCTGACCGCCTACGACTCCAGCTTCGCCGCGCTGCTCGACTACTGCGGGGTCGAGGTGCTGCTGGTCGGCGACTCCCTTGGCAATGTCATGCAAGGCCAGCAGACCACGCTGCCCGTGACGCTGGAACAAGTTGTCTATCACACCGAATGCGTGGCACGCGGCAACCAGAGCGCGCTGCTGGTGGCGGACCTGCCATTCGGCACCTATCCCACCCCGGAAGCCACCTTCACCAGCGCCGTGGCGCTGATGCGGGCCGGCGCGCAAATGGTCAAGCTGGAGGGCGGCGACTGGCTCGCGCCCACCGTCAAGTTCCTGGTCGAGCGCAGCATTCCGGTGTGCGGCCACATTGGCCTGACGCCGCAGTCGGTGCACGCGCTGGGCGGCTTCAAGGTGCAGGGCAAGACCGACGAAAGCGCGGCGCAGCTCAAGCGCGACGCGCTCGCGCTGCAAGCGGCGGGCGCCCAGCTGATCGTGATGGAAGCCGTGCCGGCAGCCGTGGCTGGCGTGGTCACCGGCCTGCTGAACATCCCGACCATCGGCATCGGCGCCGGCGCGGATTGCTCCGGCCAGGTCCTGGTGCTGCAGGACATGATCAACGTCTACCCGGGCCGCAAGGCCAAGTTCGTGCGCAACTTCATGGAAGGCGCCGGCTCGATCGAGGCCGCCGTGCGCGCCTACGTGGCGGCCGTGAAGGACGGCAGCTTCCCGGCTGTCGAACACACCTTCTCGGCCTGA
- a CDS encoding ABC transporter permease, which produces MEIGAATATAFQLLASGDGAIWFIVWTSLVVAVLGLAIAAVPAIGAAYLIATHDFPGRRVVVVMAQAFLSFPTVLVGLILYLLFTRHGPLGNFSLLFTRSGMVLGQAVIGFPVVLAFALSTLQGADARLRETAWVLGAGRWRTFFTVLREMRFGLMAALVAGFGRVIAEVGSALMIGGNIEGATRTITTAIALETSKGEFAQGIALGVVLIALAVLVNVMLAWLQGAGGFRR; this is translated from the coding sequence ATGGAGATCGGTGCCGCCACCGCGACAGCCTTCCAGCTTCTGGCCAGCGGTGACGGCGCCATCTGGTTCATCGTCTGGACCTCGCTGGTGGTGGCCGTGCTCGGGCTGGCGATTGCCGCCGTGCCGGCCATCGGCGCGGCCTACCTGATCGCCACCCACGATTTTCCCGGGCGGCGCGTGGTGGTCGTGATGGCGCAGGCCTTCCTCTCCTTCCCGACCGTGCTGGTCGGGCTGATCCTCTACCTGCTGTTTACCCGCCACGGGCCGTTGGGCAATTTCTCCTTGCTGTTCACACGCAGCGGCATGGTGCTCGGGCAGGCGGTGATCGGCTTCCCGGTGGTGCTGGCGTTTGCCCTGTCCACCTTGCAGGGGGCGGATGCGCGGCTGCGTGAAACCGCCTGGGTACTGGGTGCCGGGCGCTGGCGGACCTTTTTCACCGTCCTGCGCGAGATGCGCTTCGGCCTGATGGCCGCGCTGGTGGCGGGCTTTGGGCGGGTCATTGCCGAAGTCGGCTCGGCGTTGATGATCGGCGGCAATATCGAAGGCGCCACCCGAACCATCACCACGGCCATCGCGCTGGAAACCAGCAAGGGGGAATTCGCCCAGGGTATCGCGCTGGGCGTTGTGCTGATCGCACTGGCGGTGCTCGTCAATGTGATGCTGGCGTGGCTGCAAGGCGCGGGAGGATTTCGCCGATGA
- a CDS encoding energy-coupling factor ABC transporter ATP-binding protein, with product MSTLPARRTPDGQALPPSQLPPLLTVRGLQRQVGARRLFDIAELAFPRAAVVVLTGVNGAGKSTLLRMVAGLERAPGATVAWTSADGTPRSAALDPLPAALRQRIAYLHQHPYLFRTSVRENIAYGLKARGMPDDEVRRRVGAALGWAGITHVQDTAPECLSGGEVQRVALARAKVLEPDLLLLDEPTSSLDGHAREQVIGLVQELAAEGRSVVMVCHDRELIKLPGVVRWKLGDGRLDTRHP from the coding sequence ATGAGCACCCTGCCCGCGCGCCGCACGCCTGACGGGCAGGCGTTGCCGCCTTCCCAGCTGCCGCCGCTGCTGACGGTGCGCGGCTTGCAGCGCCAGGTAGGCGCGCGGCGGCTGTTCGATATTGCCGAGCTGGCCTTCCCGCGCGCCGCTGTGGTGGTGCTGACCGGTGTCAACGGCGCGGGCAAGAGCACGCTGCTGCGCATGGTGGCGGGGCTGGAGCGCGCACCCGGCGCGACGGTGGCCTGGACCAGCGCGGACGGCACGCCGCGCAGCGCCGCACTCGATCCGCTGCCCGCCGCGCTGCGCCAGCGCATTGCCTACCTGCACCAGCATCCCTACCTGTTTCGCACCTCAGTGCGCGAGAACATCGCCTATGGCCTGAAGGCGCGCGGCATGCCCGACGACGAAGTCAGGCGGCGCGTGGGAGCCGCGCTGGGCTGGGCCGGCATCACGCACGTGCAGGACACCGCCCCCGAATGCCTGTCCGGCGGCGAAGTGCAGCGCGTGGCACTGGCCCGCGCCAAGGTGCTGGAGCCCGATTTGCTGCTGCTGGACGAGCCCACCTCCAGCCTGGACGGCCACGCACGCGAACAGGTGATCGGCTTGGTGCAGGAGCTGGCCGCCGAAGGCCGCAGCGTGGTGATGGTCTGCCACGATCGCGAGCTGATCAAGCTGCCGGGCGTGGTGCGCTGGAAGCTTGGTGACGGGCGGCTGGATACGCGCCACCCCTGA